tccgagagcatgaagggcactgatatggcttctcgcctgtgtgggtgcgcaggtgggctttcaggtggcccttttgtgagaagctccgagTGCATTaagggcagtcaaatggcttctcgcctgtgtgggtgcgcaggtgggctttCAGGCTGTCAtttcgtgagaagctctgagagcacgaagggcagtcaaatggcttctcgcctgtgtgggtgcgcatgtGGGCTTTCAGCTTGGgcttttgtgagaagctccgagTGCATGAAGGGCAgccaaatggcttctcgcctgtgtgggtgcgcaggtggtctTTCAGGTGGGgctttcgtgagaagctctgagagcatgaagggcagtcaaatggcttctcgcctgtgtgagtCCGCAGGTGGATTTTCATGTCTTTTTTTTGTGAGAAgccccgagagcatgaagggcactgatatggcttctcgcctgtgtgggtgcgcaggtgggctttcaggcggcccttttctgagaagctccgagagcatgaagggcagtcaaatggcttctcgcccgTGTGGGTGCGCAAGTGGCCTTTCAGGTGGTGCTtttctgagaagctccgagagcatgaagggcagtgaaatggcttctcgcctgtgtgggtgcgcaggtgggctttCAGGTGGTGCTTtcctgagaagctccgagagcatgaagggcagtcaaatggcttctcgcctgtgtgggtgcgcaggtgggctttCATGTGGCCCTtttctgagaagctccgagagcatgaagggcagtcaaatggcttctcgcctgtgtgggtgcgcaggtgggctttcaggtggggcttttgtgagaagctccgagagcatgaagggcagtcaaatggcttctcgtCTGTGTGAGTCCGCAAATGGACATTCAGATAACACTTgtgtgagaagctccgagagcatgaagggcaatgaaatggcttctcgccagtATGGATGCTGGCATGTGCTTCCAGAAGAAATAGCTCATCAGCCACATAGTCACATAGCTGACATCGGTGGAGGCATCCTTGCTTTGAGTTGTCAAATTTGGTAGTTGACGCAGAAATTGAAGGCCCCAATGCTGcacaaataaaagaagtaaatagTTTTTAGGAAATGCCAAAAACAAACACAGATGCTAACTTTATTGACAAGCTATCTTTTTTATTTGATTTGGGAGATCTTCAGGGTGACCTTAAGTATGATGAAACAAAGAACTAATGGTCATTTTTATTTACTCAATATTTCTGCATTTGAATGCTTCATGACCCTGTTTGTGAAGTCCTTATAAAAGGGATTTTTCAGAAAGCTAAAGAATTACAAAGTGACAGAATGTGGAGTGCTTGACTACTCTCTCCTATGACCCTTAGAGAACACTTCAAAAATGCTTTGACCAAGCCTGCCCTCATATCCTCAATGATCACTTGACGCCCGGTAACCACATTAGGCACTTGCAAAATTTGTTATGATTCGCTGGCACAACAAATTTGTTTTATACGAGACTTCATCAGTGAGTTTTTTCTTCACCACACATTGAACTTTGGCAATGTTATCGTAAGTCGAGATTGCAAGGAGCCGGCTAGGAAATTCCGCAGTTTTCCTCACATAATCTGCCAACACCTACAACCCACATCCTCTTTCAGAAcagcccagaaagaaaaaaagaataacatgCGTCTATAACCCATGGTAACAACTGCATACGCAACCCCTAGATGTTTAAAAAACAGCATCCATTTGGGGATAAACCACTTGTCCATGTCATAACTTAAGCCAATGACTGCTTTACTGTTTCCGGAGAAGGGAATTGGGCCGGTGAACACGGCCTATCGTGGCCCAAGTTCTACTTTTCCAGCATAATGTGCACTATTCACTAACTGCTAAATGCAATATGGCGAGCCACACAGAGGAGGAAAATGACAGACCGTGCAGGAGAGAAGGGAGATTCAACACACAGGGGTGAAAAAAGGGTGGGATTCCCCAGGAGATAGCGAAAGTATGAGTACTTGAGAACCTTGCCCTGAAGTGtggctttgggg
Above is a genomic segment from Dermacentor andersoni chromosome 8, qqDerAnde1_hic_scaffold, whole genome shotgun sequence containing:
- the LOC126526634 gene encoding uncharacterized protein isoform X2, with the translated sequence MSLAESITAKRVRHASSKVVGQVEVGMQHSLPLADKSVGCSLKPGSESRSVQTTEAVEQLSSTSGFSNAMSLAESITAKTACHAPSKIGGQFEVGMQCSLSLADKSVGCSFKPGSESRSVQTMEAVEQLSSTSALGPSISASTTKFDNSKQGCLHRCQLCDYVADELFLLEAHASIHTGEKPFHCPSCSRSFSHKCYLNVHLRTHTDEKPFDCPSCSRSFSQKPHLKAHLRTHTGEKPFDCPSCSRSFSEKGHMKAHLRTHTGEKPFDCPSCSRSFSGKHHLKAHLRTHTGEKPFHCPSCSRSFSEKHHLKGHLRTHTGEKPFDCPSCSRSFSEKGRLKAHLRTHTGEKPYQCPSCSRGFSQKKDMKIHLRTHTGEKPFDCPSCSQSFSRKPHLKDHLRTHTGEKPFGCPSCTRSFSQKPKLKAHMRTHTGEKPFDCPSCSQSFSRNDSLKAHLRTHTGEKPFDCP